CTGCAGGCAGGTTCCTGCTGCAACCTTCATTGAACCCGCGTGGCGGTGCACGCCTTCGGGCTGGTTGATATCCCGGCGCATCCTCTTCGCTGTGCAGGGAGCCGTTCGTCGTGGAGATCGACGAATGCCCAAAGTTATCCCGCACGTAACGCAGTCATCTTGAGGATCCGCTATCGAAAGTCTTGAAAGCAGTCTTCAGACTATCAACCAGATCTGCCACGATCTGGTCATTCTCGAGAATGGGGAACTCCTTTCGGAGCTTGTTGGAGACTGCACCCTGATTGTCCCTGATCGAGCGGATGATCCGATCGATATCGGCATCAGGACCGTCGATGATGTCCTTCACCATCCGCCGAGCGGTTGTCCACTCCTGCAGAATCCCCGCCTCTGTCCTCATCTCCTGCCGGATGGTTTTGTCGATGATGTCGGCCATATATTCGACCTGCACAGTTAGGTCGGGGTAACGCCATGCCGGTAGTGCAGCGTCATATCCGGCAAACTCAAAGTTCGATTGAATGCCATCCGGATACAACGTGCGGGAGGGCGCAAATTCGCAAAGGTTGCCGTACCTGCGCATTAATGGTTTCGAGAAGCATTCAAGGATATGGTCGTAGCGTGCGATGTTCTGCGGTTTCTCCGTGATGACAGCCGAGATCGGCAGGATGAAGGGTCGCGGCACGGCACCATCTCGTCGCAGGACGTCGTTAATGATGAACCGGTGGATACGGCCATTTCCGTCGGCCAGCGGGTGGATGAAAACGAATGCGAACGCGGCCGCGCCGGCCCGAATTACCGAGGATTGCCCGGCGGTGCGCTCCAGAAAGACCTCAAGTCCGTGCAGCAGGTCCCGCAGCCTATCCCAATGCGGAGCGACATAGTGGACGATCTGTTCAAACCGATGCGTTTCGCCAACGAACACCGGCGAGGCCCGCAGCCCGAAACGGGAAATAGTGCTGCGCTCGCTAACGATTTCTCGCTGCAGCTCGGCTAGCGTATCCGGGGACAGTAGCGCGGGGTATTCACCGATCCGCCGTTCCATGACTGCCGCAAATCGGCGAATTCGGTCCAGTTGGTCCTGCTCGTGCTCGATCGCAAACGACGACTTGGATTCCTTGATCGTCAGCCAGACGGCGCTGCGCATCAGGACATTGTCCCCGAACTCGGCATTCAGCTCGTCGAGCCGGGCGGCGCAGTCGTAGTCCTGTGCCGCCTTGACTTCGGGTGTCCGTCGAATCAGGGGGCAGAAATCTCGATTGCCGGGAAGGTTGTCGCGCACGCGCCAACGTTGATTTCGAGTGGGTATCGTCGCGGCAAAGTAAGCCTCAGAGTCAATCGCGTCGACGTAGTTGCCCCCGGTCACGGCCCCGACGCCGGCGATCTGGCGGCCGGTTAGCCATTCATACAGAAATCCAACTCGTCTGGCATACTGGCCGGTGCGCTCGCTGTTCAGCCAGGCAGCCAACTCTCCCTGGGGAAGTACATCAAAGAGCCGTGCCAGGAACTCGAGATGGACTCCTTCCTGTCGGATCGCATAAGTCAGGTGGGCCTGCAGCGTTGGCTCCTGGCGAGAACCGGCGGGATAGATCTCCAGCGTCTTACCCTCGGTGACCACGGAACGCCGAGCGGCGCCAATCTCGCTGGTAATCTGAAATTCCTGTACCGGGGTTATCTGATAGTGCTCTGCGAGCCACTTGTACCCTATCCATTCCGTGCTCAACGTGAACTCCGTCGTTTAATTTGGCCTGCGGATGTTTAAAAATTCCGCTATTTCTTGATTATCGTTTAAACGACACTTCGTTGTTGACGTCGAACGCTTTTGGAAACGCATGCTTGGCGGAAGCAAGCGCTTTCGCTTGAGCAAGCGGCGGCGCATGCGGTCAAGATTCTGGTGTGAAAAGGGCAGGCCGCGATCGGGTCGGGTGTCAATCTCAGTTGCCCGCACGATCGACGCAAAGAGCCATTCGCCGGGCGGGGGGGCGCCTTAGGTCTTGCTGGTCCAGCCGATGCGATGCCGCACTTGCGTGGCCTCGTGCCGCGCATCGTCCTCGCTGTGCAGGTAGCCGCTGGTCGTCGAGATCGACGCATGCCCGAAGTTGTCCCGCACGTAACGCAGATCCACCTGCCGGTCGGTCATGTGGGAGCCGGCGGTGTGGCGCAGCCAGTGCGCCGAGGCGCTGGCCAGGACATCGGCCTGCGCCGCCCATTCGGGTCCGCGCGCGCGCAGGCTCGCTGCCGCCAGGCCGAACACTTCCTTCAGGATCAGGTGCAGCGCGCTGCGTGACAGGCCTCGTTCACGGTTCTCCTGACCGATGACCGGCAGCAGCAAGGGGCGGGTCTCCCCAGGCTGCGGCGTCGGCGCCAGTCCGTGGGCGCGGCGGTAGCGCGCCAGTTCAGCAATCAGCTCGTCGGTGGCCGGCACCAGCCGGGTCTTGTTGCCCTTGCCGGTCACTTCCAGCCACCAGCGCTCGATGCCCTGGGTGTCGCGCCGGCAGAAGAACGC
The Cupriavidus taiwanensis LMG 19424 DNA segment above includes these coding regions:
- a CDS encoding Fic family protein → MSTEWIGYKWLAEHYQITPVQEFQITSEIGAARRSVVTEGKTLEIYPAGSRQEPTLQAHLTYAIRQEGVHLEFLARLFDVLPQGELAAWLNSERTGQYARRVGFLYEWLTGRQIAGVGAVTGGNYVDAIDSEAYFAATIPTRNQRWRVRDNLPGNRDFCPLIRRTPEVKAAQDYDCAARLDELNAEFGDNVLMRSAVWLTIKESKSSFAIEHEQDQLDRIRRFAAVMERRIGEYPALLSPDTLAELQREIVSERSTISRFGLRASPVFVGETHRFEQIVHYVAPHWDRLRDLLHGLEVFLERTAGQSSVIRAGAAAFAFVFIHPLADGNGRIHRFIINDVLRRDGAVPRPFILPISAVITEKPQNIARYDHILECFSKPLMRRYGNLCEFAPSRTLYPDGIQSNFEFAGYDAALPAWRYPDLTVQVEYMADIIDKTIRQEMRTEAGILQEWTTARRMVKDIIDGPDADIDRIIRSIRDNQGAVSNKLRKEFPILENDQIVADLVDSLKTAFKTFDSGSSR